The Alnus glutinosa chromosome 7, dhAlnGlut1.1, whole genome shotgun sequence genome includes a region encoding these proteins:
- the LOC133872817 gene encoding protein trichome birefringence-like 34, whose product MAKKTQMVVGTWGIRSSVHSLIGLLLTLLIITAVYLTQDSTGRPSEDRTCSGDDSLSHCNLFSGKWVFDNQTYPLYKENQCTFMSDQLACGKFGRKDLSYQNWRWQPHQCNLPRFNATALLERLRNKRLVFVGDSLNRGQWVSMVCLVDSSIPPTLKSMNGNGSLVSFKAIEYNASIEFYWAPLLVESNSDHPVNHRLPDRIVRVKAIEKHARHWTDADILVFDSYLWWRRPQMNVLWGSFESPHDAIYKKVEMLRVYEMAMRTWSDWLEVHVNRTKTQLFFVSMSPTHERGKDWGGGENCYTETELVSREGYWGSDSDPKMMRVVETVLDELKTRGVNVQMLNITQLSEYRKEGHPSIYRKQWERLTEDQISDPSNYADCIHWCLPGVPDVWNEFLYAYIVHQ is encoded by the exons ATGGCGAAGAAAACCCAAATGGTTGTTGGAACGTGGGGAATCAGAAGCAGCGTCCATTCCCTTATCGGCCTCCTCCTCACCCTCCTAATCATCACCGCCGTTTATCTTACCCAAGACAGTACTGGACGGCCATCGGAAGACAGAACCTGCAGCGGCGATGATTCATTGTCGCACTGCAATTTGTTTTCAGGCAAGTGGGTGTTTGATAACCAAACTTACCCTCTGTACAAGGAGAACCAGTGCACATTCATGTCTGATCAGTTGGCTTGTGGGAAGTTTGGGAGAAAAGACTTGAGCTATCAGAACTGGAGGTGGCAACCTCACCAGTGCAACCTTCCTAG GTTCAATGCCACAGCGTTGCTGGAGAGACTGAGGAACAAGAGGCTTGTGTTTGTTGGAGATTCCCTGAATAGGGGCCAGTGGGTGTCCATGGTTTGCCTGGTTGATTCATCGATCCCTCCAACGCTTAAATCAATGAACGGCAATGGCTCACTAGTCTCCTTTAAGGCCATT GAATACAATGCATCGATTGAGTTCTACTGGGCTCCGTTGCTAGTGGAATCGAACTCCGACCATCCAGTGAACCACCGGTTACCAGATCGGATTGTGAGAGTGAAGGCAATTGAGAAGCATGCTAGGCATTGGACCGACGCAGACATACTCGTGTTTGATTCCTACCTCTGGTGGAGAAGGCCCCAAATGAATGTCTT GTGGGGATCATTCGAAAGCCCTCATGATGCGATTTACAAAAAGGTAGAGATGCTGCGGGTCTATGAGATGGCTATGAGGACATGGTCTGATTGGTTGGAAGTCCACGTTAATAGAACCAAGACCCAATTGTTTTTTGTTAGCATGTCACCAACTCATGAAAG ggGTAAAGATTGGGGTGGGGGTGAAAATTGTTACACAGAAACAGAGCTAGTTTCAAGAGAGGGGTACTGGGGAAGCGATTCGGATCCAAAAATGATGCGGGTGGTTGAAACCGTGCTCGATGAATTGAAAACGAGAGGAGTGAATGTGCAAATGCTTAACATCACGCAGCTGTCAGAATACAGAAAAGAAGGCCATCCATCCATCTACAGGAAGCAGTGGGAGCGGCTAACCGAAGACCAAATATCTGATCCCAGCAATTATGCAGACTGTATACATTGGTGCCTCCCCGGAGTGCCTGATGTCTGGAACGAGTTCCTCTATGCTTATATTGTTCATCAATGA
- the LOC133874308 gene encoding protein trichome birefringence-like 35, with the protein MMQRWSRKKTHFPLLVVLLLVFIVFTVLYSERSIQRIQENPDHVHHHQEASVTYVKPNRLNPGQEVLDRFSKCNSTREYSGRRIAWVDRRAVTGQRRVASQSCDVFSGKWVFDNTSHPLYNESECPYMSDQLACHKHGRSDLGYQYWRWQPHNCNLKRWSVTEMWEKLRGKRLMFVGDSLNRGQWISMLCLLQSVIPANKRSITPNAPLTIFRAEEYNATVEFLWAPLLVESNSDDPVNHRSDERIIRPDSILKHASQWEHADILVFNTYLWWRQGPVKLLWSTDKNGVCEELDGLGAMELAMGAWADWVASKVDPLKKRVFFVTMSPTHLWSREWEPGSEGNCYNEKNPIDLEGYWGSGSDLPTMSVVEKVLSRLSSKVSVLNITQLSEYRKDGHPSIYRKFWETLRPQQLSNPASYSDCIHWCLPGVPDVWNELLFHFL; encoded by the exons ATGATGCAGCGGTGGAGCAGAAAGAAAACCCACTTTCCTTTGCTGGTGGTTCTCTTACTAGTCTTCATAGTTTTTACAGTCCTCTACAGCGAACGTAGCATCCAGCGAATCCAAGAAAACCCGGACCATGTTCATCATCATCAAGAAGCTTCGGTCACATATGTTAAGCCAAATCGTTTAAACCCAGGTCAAG AGGTTTTGGATAGATTCAGTAAGTGCAACTCCACGAGGGAATATAGTGGTCGGAGAATTGCATGGGTTGACCGTCGCGCGGTGACGGGTCAACGGCGAGTGGCTTCGCAGAGCTGTGATGTGTTCTCGGGCAAATGGGTGTTTGATAATACTTCTCATCCGCTGTATAATGAGTCGGAGTGTCCGTATATGTCGGACCAATTAGCGTGTCACAAGCATGGGAGGTCTGATTTGGGGTACCAGTACTGGAGATGGCAACCCCACAACTGCAATTTGAAGAG ATGGAGTGTGACTGAAATGTGGGAGAAGTTGAGAGGGAAAAGGCTAATGTTTGTGGGGGATTCTCTTAACAGAGGGCAATGGATATCAATGTTGTGTTTGTTACAGTCAGTGATTCCGGCAAATAAGAGATCCATCACGCCAAATGCTCCTCTTACCATTTTCAGAGCAGAG GAGTATAATGCAACTGTGGAATTTCTCTGGGCCCCGTTACTTGTTGAATCTAATTCTGATGACCCTGTGAATCACAGATCGGATGAACGGATAATCCGTCCTGATTCAATCCTTAAGCATGCATCGCAGTGGGAGCATGCTGACATACTAGTTTTCAACACATACTTGTGGTGGCGACAAGGCCCGGTTAAGCTGTT ATGGAGCACTGACAAAAATGGGGTTTGTGAAGAATTAGATGGGCTGGGAGCCATGGAATTGGCCATGGGGGCATGGGCAGACTGGGTGGCTTCTAAAGTTGATCCCCTCAAGAAGCGAGTCTTTTTTGTTACCATGTCCCCGACGCATCTCTG GAGTCGAGAATGGGAACCAGGAAGTGAAGGCAATTGCTATAATGAGAAAAACCCAATAGATTTGGAAGGCTACTGGGGAAGTGGTTCCGACTTGCCTACAATGAGCGTGGTGGAGAAGGTCCTCAGTAGGTTAAGTTCAAAGGTTTCAGTTCTCAATATTACTCAACTCTCGGAGTATCGGAAAGACGGCCACCCTTCGATCTACCGCAAGTTTTGGGAGACACTGAGGCCACAACAACTGTCGAACCCTGCAAGTTACTCTGATTGCATACATTGGTGCTTGCCTGGTGTACCTGATGTGTGGAATGAGTTACTATtccattttttgtaa